One segment of Carya illinoinensis cultivar Pawnee chromosome 13, C.illinoinensisPawnee_v1, whole genome shotgun sequence DNA contains the following:
- the LOC122292209 gene encoding putative low molecular weight protein-tyrosine-phosphatase slr0328 yields MRALQSSLSSPLHLQRGHFFHPKALSLKPQIPVLLPPTQYPLLQNSIPSRVSCKPTSSFSFGSLIKASMASSATPDTDAEAGTKPFSVLFVCLGNICRSPAAEGVFTDLVKKRGLDSKFNIDSAGTIGYHEGNQADPRMRTASKRRGVEITSISRPIRPSDFRDFDLILAMDKQNREDILGSFNKWKFRETLPDDAHKKVKLMCSYCKEHDETEVPDPYYGGPQGFEKVLDLLEDACGSLLDSILAENKQIQDS; encoded by the exons ATGAGGGCACTGCAAAGTAGTCTGTCATCCCCTTTACATTTACAGCGTGGCCACTTCTTCCACCCCAAGGCCCTCTCTCTGAAACCCCAGATTCCTGTTCTTCTTCCACCAACCCAATACCCGCTTCTCCAAAACTCGATTCCTTCTCGAGTTTCTTGCAAACCCACTTCCTCCTTTTCGTTTGGGTCTCTGATAAAAGCATCCATGGCTTCTTCTGCAACACCAGACACAGACGCAGAGGCAGGGACCAAACCCTTCTCTGTGCTCTTTGTTTGCTTGGGCAACATTTGTAGAAGCCCAGCTGCTGAAGGAGTCTTCACAGACTTGGTCAAGAAAAGGGGTTTGGATTCCAAGTTTAACATTGATTCTGCTGGCACCATTGGCTACCATGAG GGAAATCAAGCTGACCCAAGAATGAGGACGGCCTCCAAAAGGCGTGGGGTCGAGATAACTTCTATATCGAGACCCATCCGGCCGTCTGATTTTAGAGATTTCGATCTGATTCTTGCAATGGACAAGCAAAACAGAG AGGATATATTGGGGTCCTTTAATAAGTGGAAATTTAGAGAAACCCTGCCTGATGATGCACACAAAAAG GTGAAGTTGATGTGCTCCTATTGTAAGGAACATGATGAAACTGAAGTCCCAGATCCTTACTATGGTGGACCACAAGGTTTTGAGAAG GTTTTGGATTTACTTGAAGATGCTTGTGGATCATTGCTGGATAGCATCTTGGCAGAAAACAAACAGATTCAGGATTCTTAG
- the LOC122292210 gene encoding histone deacetylase 9, whose product MRSKDRISYFYDGDVGSVYFGPNHPMKPHRLCMTHHLVLSYKLHQKMEIYRPHKAYPVELAQFHSADYVDFLHRITPDTQHMFSDELVKYNLGEDCPVFENLFEFCQIYAGGTIDAACRLNNQLCDIAINWAGGLHHAKKCEASGFCYINDLVLGILELLKHHARVLYIDIDVHHGDGVEEAFYFTDRVMTVSFHKYGDMFFPGTGDVKETGEREGKYYAINVPLKDGIDDTSFTRLFKSIISKVVETYVPGVIVLQCGADSLAGDRLGCFNLSIDGHAECVRFVKKFNLPLLVTGGGGYTKENVARCWAVETGVLLDTELPNEIPDNEYIKYFSPEYSLRIPSGHIENLNSKSYLGTIKAQVFENLQSIQHAPGVQMQEVPPDFYIPDFDEDEQNPDERMDQHTQDKQIQRDDEYYEGDHDNDQNMEDV is encoded by the exons ATGCGTTCCAAGGACAGAATCTCCTACTTTTACGACG GGGATGTGGGTAGCGTTTATTTTGGACCAAACCATCCAATGAAGCCACACCGGCTCTGTATGACCCACCATCTCGTCCTCTCCTACAAGCTCCACCAGAAGATGGAAATATAT CGGCCTCACAAGGCATATCCAGTTGAGCTTGCTCAATTCCATTCAGCTGATTATGTTGACTTTTTACACCGGATTACACCTGACACTCAACACATGTTCTCAGATGAATTAGTAAAAT ATAATCTTGGAGAAGATTGCCCTGTATTTGAAAACTTGTTTGAGTTTTGTCAAATTTATGCTGGTGGAACTATag ATGCCGCATGCAGATTGAACAATCAACTTTGTGACATTGCTATAAATTGGGCTGGTGGATTACACCATGCAAAGAAGTGTGAGGCATCCGGCTTTTGTTACATCAATGACTTGGTTTTGGGAATCTTGGAGCTTCTAAAACATCATGCCCGTGTTTTGTATATTGATATAGACGTGCATCATGGGGATGGTGTAGAAGAAGCCTTTTATTTCACTGACAG GGTGATGACTGTTAGTTTTCACAAGTATGGGGATATGTTTTTTCCAGGAACTGGTGATGTTAAG GAAACAGGAGAAAGAGAAGGCAAGTATTATGCCATAAATGTCCCACTCAAGGATGGAATAGATGACACTAGCTTCACTAGACTTTTTAAAAGT ATTATTTCCAAGGTTGTTGAAACATATGTCCCAGGTGTGATAGTTCTGCAATGCGGGGCAGATTCGCTTGCTGGGGACCGCTTGGGCTGCTTCAATCTCTCCATTGATG GGCATGCCGAATGCGTTAGGTTtgtcaagaaatttaatttgccATTACTG GTAACTGGAGGTGGGGGATATACAAAAGAGAATGTTGCTCGATGTTGGGCTGTGGAAACCGGAGTTCTTCTTGATACAGAACTTCCCAATG AGATCCCTGACAACgagtatattaaatatttttctccAGAATACTCCTTGAGGATTCCAAGTGGGCACATA GAAAACTTAAATAGTAAATCATACCTTGGCACAATAAAAGCGCAAGTCTTTGAAAATCTTCAAAGCATCCAACATGCTCCTGGTGTACAAATGCAAGAG GTTCCACCCGACTTTTACATTCCTGACTTTGATGAAGATGAGCAAAACCCTGATGAGCGCATGGATC aaCACACTCAAGACAAGCAGATCCaacgtgatgatgaatattacGAAGGAGACCATGATAACGATCAGAATATGGAGGATGTATAA